ACGTTGGCGCTTGCGGTTTCGGTTGCCGGGCTCTGTGTGCTCGTTGGCGCCGCAGGAACAAACGTATCCGTTCGCCGGTTGCTTCCGCGAGGGGCGGAGGGAGTCTCACAGAGAGGGTACGAACGGCTATCGCTGAAGCTGCTCGTCCCTTTAATGGTGATACTCCTCGGCGCGCTAATCCTGCTGGCAGGAATCATTGACTCGGAGTTCGCCGATCCGGCGGTTGCAGTCGCATTTTTCTGCTTCGGGGTGTCGTATTTTTTGTCAAACCAGCTCCTGGATTTGATGAATGCCCACGGTTGGGTTTCTGCAGCGGCACGCACAAACGCGCTCGGATCAATCGTTTGCATGGTGCTTGTCGTATTGGCAACGATTCTTGAGCTTGGGCTTGTCGCGATGATCTACTGCTATGCGGTGTCAGTCGTGGTGCAAGTTGCGCTCGCGATGAGCGCGGTAGCGCGCACAAGAACTCCCGGTCGCACGCGAGGCGGGCAGTGGGCGCTCCTTACTAATGGTGCGAGGCTGCTCGGTCTTAACCTGGGCCAGAGTCTCACATATCGTGCTGACACCATTCTGCTCGGCGCGCTGTCAACACCAGACTCAGTGGGTCATTACGCGGTTGCCACAACGCCGGCTGCCATCCTGCGGTTACCCGCGAACGCGCTCGGTCAAGTGTCGATGCACGACGTTGCAAGCTCAGCGCAACATGTGCGCGTCACTCTACGACGTGTCCTCATTCTTGAGTCAATCCTTATTCCGGTAGCCGGGCTGGGTTGGGTGGCGGGAGGTTGGCTGATTCCTTTCGTGTATGGTTCCGAATTTGGCACCGCCGTTGACGCGTTCCGGGTGTTGCTACTCGCAGAGCTAGCGCTCGCGCCTTTTCTCGTGGTTTCACGCGTCCTAGCGGGAGGTGGAAGCCGCTTGGGTGCGAGCGTTTCTGGCACAGTCGGCGCGATTGTGCTTCTGGCGCTCTGCCCATTTCTCATTCCTCCGTTGGGTGCAAGCGGAGCTGCATGGGCGAGCGTGGCGGCGTACGGAACGATGTCGCTCGCCTCGTTAGCTTTTCTCCTGTCGGGAGCCCATCATGCTCGAAACGATGCAGATAGGGCCGGTAGATCTAACCGAGGAAACTCTGCCGGGTAACCGTGTATTTCGTCAGATTCGTGCGAAGCGTCCGTCTGGCCTTCTCAGCGATGAAGCGCAGACCCCCGATCTGCGGTTTTGTGGATGCGGCAAGTGCGCGCTGATCTAAGTGCAACCCGGTCGCCGAGTCTAAAGCGCGAGCGGCGCTTGCTTGCAGGGTTCACACGTGCTCTCGCGCCTTGTCTGTCACTCGCCTGTTTGTTCTCTTCGGCTTGTGCGATCACTGACGACGCGTGCAGGTACTCCAGCGCTTACCTTCATGGGGGGGATGGACTTTGTTACGACAGAGCCAGCGCCCACCACAGAAGAGTCACCGACGGTGACGCCAGGCAGAACGAACGAACGAGCGCCTAACCAGCTCAGCGCCCCAATCTCGACGGGCGCGGAGCTAACGCCTTGCGTGTGTACGGGACGAGTGGGGTCGGGCCATGCATGGGTGTAGGTGAGCAGCACGGACTCAAATCCGATCAGGGCTCCACTCCGGATCACGAGCTGACCACGCGCATCGAGAACCACAGAATGCGCTATGGCGCTCCCGCTCTCGATCGTGAGGTATCGCGCCCCTAGTACCTTCACCTTGCGGCTTACTTTCACGCCGTGCCCTATTTGGGCGCCCATGGCCCGAAGCATGACGATACGAGATTTTCCGAGAGCGCGATTAGGCAGGCGGGAGACTACGCCGTTGAACGCCCATTCCAGTAGCTTGTCCGACACGCGTCGAGCTGTGAGCTTCATACGCAAGTCGTTATAGCCGCTGGGCGTTGCCGCCCAATGCGTTCTTCGTGTCGAGTACGGGTGTTGTCGTGTCTCGAAGGACGTCCAAGTTGAGGTCTGAATGGTCGGTTACGAGCACCGCGATGTCAGCGTCGTTGACATTTGCGAGCGTCATGTCGATCCGTTCGACGCCTGCTGGCCAGCGCTCCACTTCAACGTGGCTGTCAGCCGCCCGCACCGTTGCACCGTACTCGTGCAGCAATTCGATCAATCGCAGCGAGGGGGACTCCCGGATGTCTCCCGTGTCTCGTTTGTAAGCGAGACCAGCCACGAACACGGTTGCGCCGTTGAGCGCTCGCCCCTGCGTATTCAGCATCGTCATCAGGCGTTGGACAACGTAATCGGGCATGTGGTCGTTGACATCATTAGCGAGTTCGACAAATCGGAAGTTCTGCCCGAGCTTTCGGCGCACTTGCCAGGACAAGTAACTCGGATCCACAGGCAGGCAATGTCCGCCAACCCCTGGGCCGGGAGTGAATCGCATGAACCCAAACGGCTTAGTGGACGCGGCGTCGATGGACTCCCAGACATTCACCCCGAGCTGATTTGCGAAAATGGCGAGCTCATTAACCAGCGCAATGTTTACGTGCCGAAATGTGTTCTCGAGGAGCTTTGTCAGTTCAGCTTCCTTCGGGGAGCTCACCGGCACTGTCTGGTCAACCAGGCTGTCGTAAAACTCCTTCACCGAAGTCAAAGAATCAGCGTCGATCCCGGACACAACCTTTGGAGTCTCCTTGAACCCCCAGGTCTTGTTTCCCGGGTCGATTCGTTCGGGGCTGTAACCAACGTGAAAGTCATCGCCTGCGATGAGGCCTGACCCTGACTCAAGAATCGGCACAAGGAGTTCCTCGGTCGTGCCTGGATACGTAGTGGATTCAAGAATGACCGTAGCTCCGCGCCGAAGGCCGACCGCCAGAGATGCCGCTGCGCTTTCAATGAACGACAAGTCGGGAAGGCTTTCCCGGAGTGGAGTCGGCACTGTTATTACCGCTACATCGAAGTCATGTGTGTCTGCATAATCCGAGGTTGGAAGGTACCTGCCCGATGCGAGTGCGGACCGAAGCGTTTCTGTCGAGACGTCGTCCACATAAGATTCGCCTGCTTTGAGGGACTGAACTCGGGGGAGGTCAAGGTCGACGCCGACGACCGTGTGGCCCACACCCACTCCCCGCATGGCGACGGGTAGGCCGACATAGCCCTGACCAACGACAACGACCTTTGACATCTAATATCCATTCGAGACCTATGCGGAACACTTGAGCGCTCCCCAAAAAACCCTAACGGATCAAATTCACCTTCCGATGCCAAAACCCGCGCACGCTGATATTGGGGTGAGATCGTTTCCAACTTGACACCTGTGACCGATGCCGTGCTCGACTGCGTCGCGGTCAAGCAGTAGGCAATCGTTCATCGGCGAAACGGGTTACGAGGCAATCGATTAGTGAGTCTGGTCCTATAGATAAATGCTCCGAGGCCAAGCAGCAGCGCTAGAACCAAGCTGCTGCCGAGCGCAACCAACGCGAGCAGGGGCGGGCCCGAGTCTCCTTCCTCGTTGCTGAAGTCGGTGTCCCATGTGAAGGTCGCCGGCTCAGGGGCTGAACTCGGCGTTGGCTCCATCGTGACACTTGGAGTGGGCAGTGGAGCCGTGCTTTCTGCAGGCTCCGGCATCGCCGAAGGCGTAGGTGACGGAGATACTCGTACCATTCCTCCGGGGCGCGTTCTGGTGCGTGGCGACTCGACTGTAGGTGCCTGAGTAGCTGGCGGGGCGACAGTCTCGTTGGGCTCCGGCTCGCGAACGGGCTCAGAGGTTGGCTCCGGTTCCGGTTCCGGTTCCGGTTCCGGGTCGGGTTCCGGCTCAGGCGCCGGAGAAGTGGGCGGCTCTGTGGCGGTCGGTTCTTCGGGATTCGCCCAGGCAACGCCCGGACCTGAGAAAAGGGTAAGGCCAATCGCAAGGGCCAACGCGACGGCGGCTGAGCGAACCGACCTCATCACGGGCCATCCTTTACGGGCTGAGCGTCAGGGCAACGAACGTGAAACCAACTGCCGCAGTCGCGGCGATGACCAGCACGGTGTGGAGCAGCCACTTCGTACTGCGCCCTCGGTTGAGAAATACTCTATGGGATTGCTGCTCTGGGCGGACTCTTGACACAGAGTCGACTTTAGTGGGATTGATACCGGAATGTGGACACCCGCGCAAGGGCGTCACAAGAACTGTCAGAGTTTCGGGGGAAACAGCGGTTCCGGCTCCAACGAACGCTTAAACGCGTTCCGCCAACTCAGGTTCTGTGACGCCTTGACGCAGCAGATAACGAACGTGAGCCAGCCGAATTCAATCAGGATGCTGCTCTCCGCCAGCGACGCGGTTAGCAGTGCGGCGAGCACGACAGCCGGCCAGGTGAAGATGACGCTGCGCTGGTGCGAGGCGAGCAACCAGGAGCGGACGAACGCGAGACCGACCAAAAGTACGAACAGAGCGATCCCGATCACGCCGAGCTGGAACCACACATCGAGGTAGGCGTTCGAGGCCGAGACCAGGGGGCGCGGGCTGAGGGTGTCGAACAACAGGTAGGGCGGGACATCCGGATGCCACTGCCCGACCCAGCCCCAACCCTCCGTGGAGTGAAGCGGAACTAGTGACCAGACCTGCTGCCACAGCCGCAGCCGGAAATTGAGTTCGCCGCCGGCGTTGAGTGCATTGACTATCGGCGTGCGCGCCAGCCATACGATGACCCCACCGACGACAACCAGGGCGAGCGTCGCGTACTGCCAGAACTGCCGCCGTTCCATGGGCAATCGACGAATGCCATACAGCACGAACATGGCGGCGATGGCGACAGCGGCGGTGCCAAATGCGATGGGCGACCGGGTAAGGGCAAGCGTGATTCCCGCTCCTAGCACGGAACCAATAGCAACGCCGGTGCGCACGGATCGGGTGCGCCATTCGATCACGAAACTGATCCCGGCGATGACGGCGAGCAGACCGAGTTCGTTGCGGTTACCGACCATGCCCTGGATCGGGCCGAGCTGATCCAGGTGCCCGGCGATGCCCAGGAATTTGATCGGGACGTCGAGGAGGATGCCGGACAGCAGCTCCAGCACTAAGGAGAGGCCGAGCACGAAGCGCAGCACATCGCCGAACGAGCGGATGATCTGGATGGTGTCCCGCACCAGCGCCACGTACACGCCTAGCAAGGTGAAGCCGATCAGGTAGGCGACGCCTCCCACGGTGGCCCACTGGTATTGACTCCAGAACACGGATGCCACGGCCCACGCGAGGAACACGAGCAGTGAGATCGGCACCACCCCGGTCCAGTCGATGCTGTCGCGCCGGGCGGCGAGGCTCACCAGCGCGAGCGCGCTCACGGTGGCGAGCATTGCGATAAGGCCCGGCCAGCCGATGGTGCGGTGAAGCGCGTACGCGAAGACACCGAGGCCGATCGCCGTCGTGGAGAGAGCGGAAGCCAGCCGCGCGGAACCGAAGGACGCCAGAAGGGCGACGCGCAGACCGGTTCGACGATTCATCGACTCAACGCTACCGGTCGATGAGGTCCGCCGTCCGCGTCGTTAGATCGCGCGACTCTCTACTTAGAATCGAGACGAGAACCCAGCCGATGGCAGTCCCGGCGGTGTTCGCGACGACGTCCGACACGGTGCTGAACCGGCTTGGCAAACTTAACTGGACCAGTTCGATGGTGACACTCGTCGCGAATCCGAGCAGTGCGACCGCCCACCAGAGCAGGCGTGTCGTCGCCAGACGGACGAGCACGCCGAACGGGATAAACAATGCGATGTTGGCGAGGAACTCGAGTACGACGTAGCCAGGCATCCGAGGGATGCCCAGAGTGGCGACAAAGTCGGCGGCCCAGGCGACAACGCCGGTGACCCGGCTGGCGTCGTCGGCCGGTGCGAACACGATCCACGCGACCGCGATCAAGTACGGCACGAGCAGAATCCGGGCCAACACAGGATTACGCCTCATGAGGTCGTGAGCCTAACGGGTTTTTGGGATGCGTCGGGTTCGTTGGTCGTTTTTCTTCGTGGGTCGGAATGAGCGACTTAACCCTCCACCGCACTCTGTCGGGGTTGATGCATTGCACGCAGCACGCGGGCGCCTCGAAGCGATTCTGAAATCAGGCCGCGCGGGAACGCGGCCTGGTAGATCGCGACCAAGTTCCACAGCGAGAGCCCGGAGTTCTTAGCATCCCACCAGTGTGAGATGGACAACTTCCTCGATTTCACCGGAGCATTCGCTACTCAGTGATCTGAGTTGAACGTTCGGTCCGACGCTGGGCTAAGTCCATACATCCGCCACGCCGTTGGAACGGGATACGTTCATCGCGGCGCTCCCGGCGATGAATGTGTTCTTCGAGGGGCTGACATGAAACCCTGAACTACCGCTCCCGGTGACAACGTTTCCTTGGATGACGATGCCGTCACAGCCCAGAGCGGCGATACCGTACCCATTGGCGCCGATCACCCGGTTGCCCATCACGATGTTGTCGTGAGTGTTCGCGGAACCGTCGGTCACCTTCCCGATGCGGATGCCGGTCTCCATACCGCCACCCCCTTCGAGCAGGTTGTTAGCGATGATTGCATTAGAAGTGGCGCACTGGATCCCGGGGCAGGATGACCGAATTCCGATGTTGACTATGTGGTTTCCGAGAACGAGATTACGGTCGGCGGGGTTGGGGGCGGAGTTCGAGGCCACCTTCATCTCGACGCCGTGCACGCCCATATCAACGATCGTGTTTCCCTCGATCAGGCCTCGGTGGCCGTCATAACAGTCAATAGCGTCGCGGGTGCCGCGCTCGAACCGGTTATGCGTCACGTTCCAGTACTGCGTCCCGGATGAGAGCTTCAGCATGTCGCCTCGATTGAAATCCACCCCCGAGTCGTGGAACCAGGAATTGTTGATGGTGACGTGGTCTACGCCGCCGATGTTGAGCATGCCGTCGCCCTTGAAGCCGGAGAACGCACAGTTCTCGAAGGTGACGTGAGAATCGAACCCCGCGCCCGAAGTGAACGCTGCGCCTGTGCTTTGAATCGCACCAATGCGCCGCAAGGTGACGGCAAGATTCTCAAAAATCACGTTCTCGAAATGCCAATGCTTGAATGCCCCGGAGGTAAGAGACTGGAAGGCACCTTGAGTCCCAGCAACGCCACCGCGGACGGTCATATTACGGATGGTGATGTTGTCCGCCCCCACTTGAAACGCTGCCACGTCAGGCAACAGGATGGTCGCCGGACCCTCACCTTCGAGCACAATCCCCGGTTTGTTGAGGATGAGCCTGGAGCTGAGTTTGTAAGATCCCTTCCGCAGGCGAACGACCGCGCCCGCAGTCGGCACGAGCCCAATCGCCGCCAGAATCGCGAGACGCGCGTCGGTCGCACCACTGTTGTCAGCGCCCTCAGCGACTGCGTCAATGACCAGGTCCCGGTTGCGAACGTACTTCTGAGAGTTCAGCAGCACCGCAGAGTTAGCGGCGGATAGTTCGCGAGGGATTGAGCTGAGGGGGACGCCGATCAGGCCCGCGACGGACCCGCTCAAGACCATCCGCCGAGTCCATCCGCCTTCCGCGTCGGAGCGTCCAAACATTTTGCCTCCTCGGGTTGAAGATGCAGGCGCATGTCATGGCTTTCGGTACCCCGCAACCGATCGACCACGTTGGCGGGTACCGTTTCGTCGGGCGACTGCACCCGCGCGACGAATTTGGGTTTGCGCAGCATATAACCGCGGCCGTCCGTGGAACAGGGCCGACTTATCCGCATTTGCGATATCGAAGGGCGAGGAGGAGTTGGCCCGGGTGCTCGGTGTGCTGTATCGGACCGTGGACGGCGGTAAGGACCGGGTGCTCTGATCGGCGCCTCGCGCGCTTGAGCGGTGCTGTTTGGGCGTGCGTAACGGTCGCGCTGGGCTGTAAGGATTGGCGTATGCAAGAGGGCACCTCCAAGCGGTTCTGGAACGCCGCCGCGCGCGAGAACGCGGCCTGGTATATCGCCACGGGGTTTCAGGTCGAGAGCCCGGAGTTCTTCGCATCCGGCCAGCGTGAGGTGGACCACTTCCTCGATCTCGCCGGAGTCGCACTCGGCGCGTCCGACACCGTGGTCGAAATCGGCTGCGGCGCGGGACGGATGACGCGGCGTCTGTCCGAGCTCGCCGGCAGCGTGATCGCCACCGATGTCAGCGGCGAAATGCTGCAGCGGGCGGCGGCCAACCTGGCCGACCACGACAACGTCGGCTTCATCGAGCTCAGCGGCGACGGAGACCTGCCGCTGCCTGACGAATCCGCGACGGCCGTGTTCAGCTACATCACCATGCAGCACGTGCCGACCGCCGCGGCGCAGGAGGCCTACTTCGCGTCGGCGCTGCGGGTGCTCGCGCCTGGCGGGTGGGCGCTGATCCAGTTCCGCCGGTCGGGGGTGCTGCCGCGACTGCTCGACTGGGTTGGGCACGTGTGGCATCTGTTCAAAGGGCGGCGGACGCTCGACCGCGCCTGGCGTGGAGCACGGGTGCAGGAATCAGTACTGCTCGGTTACGCGGCATCCGACCTGACCGTGCAGATCCTTCACCTTGGACGACGGCACATCTGGGCGCTCGCGAAGCGCAGCTAGAACGCCTCGAGCCGCGACTCTATCCGCGCGGCCGTGTCCGTGAGGCCAATATGTCCGTGCGCTACTTCATGCACGAGGATGAATGCCTCGTTCTCCGTGAATGTCGTCCGTCGGTGGTTCAGTTCGAGGAACACATTCACGGCCACCCACGCCGCCTTCAAATTGCCGTCGACCAGCGGCTTGTTGCGGGCGAGGGACTCGAACAGGGCGGCCGCCTTCAACGGAAGGGAGTCATACGCCTCGACATCTTCTAACGCGGCCCGCGGGCGGGCGACCGCCCCGGCGAGCAGGCCGATGTCGTTCACCTCCTCGTCGTACGGCTTGCCGGTGACGCGCTCGATGATCGCGGCGAGGTCGTCGGTGCTCAAGTAGACGATCATCCGTCGCCCAACCGCTCAAGCAGCTGGGCGTCGCGTTCGAGCACACGCTGAGTCGCCGCCTTGACGAGCCTCGGATGACTGGCGCCATGATTCGCCGCGAGCATGATCGCTCGCCGGACTGCCTCGTTCTTGCTCACACCGTGATGCTTAGCGAGCCGGTCGAGTGCGCGCTCCTGGGTCGGGTTAAGCCGCAGGGTAAAGGCCATGGCGCAATTGTAGGGGTGGCTCTGATGTGCCGGGGCTATTCGCCAAGCGCGTCCCCGACGCTCGCTCGGATGGCCGCGACATCCGGATGCTCCAAATCGATGTCGCCGAAAGACAGCATCTCCAGACCGTGCGAGCCCACCTCGTCGGCCGCGCGCAAGAGCACGGGCAGCATCCCGGTCGGAAGGTCACTGCGGACAGCGTCTGCGATGGTGCCGGTGTGCAGGGCGAGCTCTGCCGGATTGACCTGGGTCAGTAGTTCCGTCAGCAGCACTTGCTGACGCTCCATGCGGTCAGCTTCGCTCGTGCTCATCCGCGATCGGGCGAACCATGCCGCTTCCACGCCGCTCAGCCGCTGCTCGCCCGGCTCGATCCAGCCGGCAACACCCACCTGGTTCTCATCGCCACCAATCGGCAGCCGCTCCCGCACATCGACAACCACCCCGCCGAGCGCATCGACGACCGCTGCGAGCCCGGGGTAGTCGATCACGACGCTGCCGTGAACGGGAAGCTCAAGCAGACCTTCGAGTCCGTCGCGCAGTGCCTCGACCCCGGCCGAACTGCCGGGCGGAATCTCGCCGGCATAGAGCTCAGCCCAGCTCTCCTCACCGTAGGGATACAGGAAGCCGAGCTGGCAGGCATGCCCGCAGTCGTACACACCGCTGCGCCAGATGCTTCGCAGCGGCGAGTCGTCGGTGAGCGGAATTTGCTGCAACCCGCGCGGCAGAGAAATCAGCAGCGAAGCCCCGGTGTCGACGTCCACGCTAAGCACGGTGATGCTGTCGATCCGCTGGCCGTCGCGGTCAACGTCGGCGTCGCCACCGAGCAGCGCAATGTTCCACCTGCCCTGCCATGTCTCCGGCGTGGCAGCATCCGTGAAGAACCCGGCTGCCGCGGATCGCGCCGCGAGCACGGTAACGGTGGCCGCGGCAGGGGGCGCCGACGACAGCAGCAGCGCGCCGACCGTGACCATGACGAGG
The Diaminobutyricimonas sp. LJ205 genome window above contains:
- a CDS encoding lipopolysaccharide biosynthesis protein, producing MSAVTGILTARTLGPEDRGTLALAVSVAGLCVLVGAAGTNVSVRRLLPRGAEGVSQRGYERLSLKLLVPLMVILLGALILLAGIIDSEFADPAVAVAFFCFGVSYFLSNQLLDLMNAHGWVSAAARTNALGSIVCMVLVVLATILELGLVAMIYCYAVSVVVQVALAMSAVARTRTPGRTRGGQWALLTNGARLLGLNLGQSLTYRADTILLGALSTPDSVGHYAVATTPAAILRLPANALGQVSMHDVASSAQHVRVTLRRVLILESILIPVAGLGWVAGGWLIPFVYGSEFGTAVDAFRVLLLAELALAPFLVVSRVLAGGGSRLGASVSGTVGAIVLLALCPFLIPPLGASGAAWASVAAYGTMSLASLAFLLSGAHHARNDADRAGRSNRGNSAG
- a CDS encoding DapH/DapD/GlmU-related protein, producing the protein MKLTARRVSDKLLEWAFNGVVSRLPNRALGKSRIVMLRAMGAQIGHGVKVSRKVKVLGARYLTIESGSAIAHSVVLDARGQLVIRSGALIGFESVLLTYTHAWPDPTRPVHTQGVSSAPVEIGALSWLGARSFVLPGVTVGDSSVVGAGSVVTKSIPPMKVSAGVPARVVSDRTSRREQTGE
- a CDS encoding nucleotide sugar dehydrogenase, coding for MSKVVVVGQGYVGLPVAMRGVGVGHTVVGVDLDLPRVQSLKAGESYVDDVSTETLRSALASGRYLPTSDYADTHDFDVAVITVPTPLRESLPDLSFIESAAASLAVGLRRGATVILESTTYPGTTEELLVPILESGSGLIAGDDFHVGYSPERIDPGNKTWGFKETPKVVSGIDADSLTSVKEFYDSLVDQTVPVSSPKEAELTKLLENTFRHVNIALVNELAIFANQLGVNVWESIDAASTKPFGFMRFTPGPGVGGHCLPVDPSYLSWQVRRKLGQNFRFVELANDVNDHMPDYVVQRLMTMLNTQGRALNGATVFVAGLAYKRDTGDIRESPSLRLIELLHEYGATVRAADSHVEVERWPAGVERIDMTLANVNDADIAVLVTDHSDLNLDVLRDTTTPVLDTKNALGGNAQRL
- a CDS encoding O-antigen ligase — protein: MNRRTGLRVALLASFGSARLASALSTTAIGLGVFAYALHRTIGWPGLIAMLATVSALALVSLAARRDSIDWTGVVPISLLVFLAWAVASVFWSQYQWATVGGVAYLIGFTLLGVYVALVRDTIQIIRSFGDVLRFVLGLSLVLELLSGILLDVPIKFLGIAGHLDQLGPIQGMVGNRNELGLLAVIAGISFVIEWRTRSVRTGVAIGSVLGAGITLALTRSPIAFGTAAVAIAAMFVLYGIRRLPMERRQFWQYATLALVVVGGVIVWLARTPIVNALNAGGELNFRLRLWQQVWSLVPLHSTEGWGWVGQWHPDVPPYLLFDTLSPRPLVSASNAYLDVWFQLGVIGIALFVLLVGLAFVRSWLLASHQRSVIFTWPAVVLAALLTASLAESSILIEFGWLTFVICCVKASQNLSWRNAFKRSLEPEPLFPPKL
- a CDS encoding VanZ family protein, producing MRRNPVLARILLVPYLIAVAWIVFAPADDASRVTGVVAWAADFVATLGIPRMPGYVVLEFLANIALFIPFGVLVRLATTRLLWWAVALLGFATSVTIELVQLSLPSRFSTVSDVVANTAGTAIGWVLVSILSRESRDLTTRTADLIDR
- a CDS encoding right-handed parallel beta-helix repeat-containing protein, encoding MFGRSDAEGGWTRRMVLSGSVAGLIGVPLSSIPRELSAANSAVLLNSQKYVRNRDLVIDAVAEGADNSGATDARLAILAAIGLVPTAGAVVRLRKGSYKLSSRLILNKPGIVLEGEGPATILLPDVAAFQVGADNITIRNMTVRGGVAGTQGAFQSLTSGAFKHWHFENVIFENLAVTLRRIGAIQSTGAAFTSGAGFDSHVTFENCAFSGFKGDGMLNIGGVDHVTINNSWFHDSGVDFNRGDMLKLSSGTQYWNVTHNRFERGTRDAIDCYDGHRGLIEGNTIVDMGVHGVEMKVASNSAPNPADRNLVLGNHIVNIGIRSSCPGIQCATSNAIIANNLLEGGGGMETGIRIGKVTDGSANTHDNIVMGNRVIGANGYGIAALGCDGIVIQGNVVTGSGSSGFHVSPSKNTFIAGSAAMNVSRSNGVADVWT
- a CDS encoding class I SAM-dependent methyltransferase, with the protein product MQEGTSKRFWNAAARENAAWYIATGFQVESPEFFASGQREVDHFLDLAGVALGASDTVVEIGCGAGRMTRRLSELAGSVIATDVSGEMLQRAAANLADHDNVGFIELSGDGDLPLPDESATAVFSYITMQHVPTAAAQEAYFASALRVLAPGGWALIQFRRSGVLPRLLDWVGHVWHLFKGRRTLDRAWRGARVQESVLLGYAASDLTVQILHLGRRHIWALAKRS
- a CDS encoding type II toxin-antitoxin system death-on-curing family toxin, producing the protein MIVYLSTDDLAAIIERVTGKPYDEEVNDIGLLAGAVARPRAALEDVEAYDSLPLKAAALFESLARNKPLVDGNLKAAWVAVNVFLELNHRRTTFTENEAFILVHEVAHGHIGLTDTAARIESRLEAF
- a CDS encoding toxin-antitoxin system HicB family antitoxin; this encodes MAFTLRLNPTQERALDRLAKHHGVSKNEAVRRAIMLAANHGASHPRLVKAATQRVLERDAQLLERLGDG
- a CDS encoding LCP family protein — protein: MLPIETLAAPPELARSEPAWRLAAASFLIPGRLQREHGQRRLGTTAKWVAVAGWVLIAASAAGLLLAPVAVLTIALSPAGAPVIALTLGLFAAWWFVLGVHTAIVARRVSVSVKAASVAALVMVTVGALLLSSAPPAAATVTVLAARSAAAGFFTDAATPETWQGRWNIALLGGDADVDRDGQRIDSITVLSVDVDTGASLLISLPRGLQQIPLTDDSPLRSIWRSGVYDCGHACQLGFLYPYGEESWAELYAGEIPPGSSAGVEALRDGLEGLLELPVHGSVVIDYPGLAAVVDALGGVVVDVRERLPIGGDENQVGVAGWIEPGEQRLSGVEAAWFARSRMSTSEADRMERQQVLLTELLTQVNPAELALHTGTIADAVRSDLPTGMLPVLLRAADEVGSHGLEMLSFGDIDLEHPDVAAIRASVGDALGE